The following coding sequences lie in one Gadus morhua chromosome 20, gadMor3.0, whole genome shotgun sequence genomic window:
- the acvr1c gene encoding activin receptor type-1C: MNRLRTLSVEAALLFLSVAQLSQALRCVCHLCTNHTCETEPAGACWNSVTLVNGKEERVKSCLTPAQYSGQMFCQGSRNLSKRHCCFTDFCNNVTLHLYSDRPSAEPGWAGLELALVVVVPCCLLCVAGLLGVLALQSQRCSYRRANKQDPEEPLEDLVMSPDKCLKELIYDMSTSGSGSGLPLLVQRTIARTIVLQECVGKGRFGEVWRGKWRGEDVAVKIFSSREERSWFREAEIYQTIMLRHENILGFIAADNKDNGSWTQLWLVSEYHEHGSLFDYLNRYTVSVEAMVLLASSLASGLAHLHMEIIGTQGKPAIAHRDIKSKNVLVKKSGAAAIADLGLAVKHDSSADTVHIPANHRVGTKRYMSPELLDDSINMDSFESFKRADIYSLGLVFWELARRCSAQGLNEDFQLPYYDLVPTDPSVEDMKRVVCEQKLRPSIPNQWQSCEALRVMGKLMRECCYGNAAARLTALRVKKTISQVTVLKDVKD, from the exons ATGAATCGTCTGCGGACCCTGAGCGTCGAGGCGGCCTTGCTTTTCCTGTCCGTCGCTCAGCTCAGCCAAG CcctcaggtgtgtgtgccacctgTGCACGAACCACACGTGCGAGACGGAACCGGCCGGGGCATGCTGGAACTCGGTGACGCTGGTCAACGGCAAGGAGGAGCGGGTCAAGTCATGCCTGACGCCGGCCCAGTACAGCGGGCAGATGTTCTGCCAAGGCTCCCGCAACCTGTCCAAGAGGCACTGCTGCTTCACCGACTTCTGTAACAACGTGACGCTGCACCTGTACTCAG ACAGGCCGTCGGCGGAGCCGGGCTGGGCCGGGCTGGAGCtggccctggtggtggtggtgccctgCTGCCTGCTGTGTGTGGCCGGCCTGCTGGGGGTCCTGGCCCTCCAGAGCCAGCGCTGCTCCTACCGGAGGGCCAACAAGCAGGACCCCGAGGAGCCGCTGGAGGACCTGGTCATGTCCCCCGACAAGTGTCTGAAGGAGCTCATCTACGACATGAGCACGTCGGGATCCGGCTCCG ggctgccGCTGCTGGTCCAGCGGACCATCGCGAGGACCATCGTGCTGCAGGAGTGCGTGGGGAAGGGCCGCTTCGGCGAGGTGTGGCGGGGGAAGTGGCGCGGCGAGGACGTGGCGGTGAAGATCTTCTCGTCGCGGGAGGAGCGCTCGTGGTTCCGCGAGGCCGAGATCTACCAGACCATCATGCTGCGGCACGAGAACATCCTGGGCTTCATCGCCGCCGACAACAAGG ACAACGGGTCGTGGACCCAGCTGTGGCTGGTGTCGGAGTACCACGAGCACGGCTCCCTCTTCGACTACCTGAACCGCTACACGGTGTCTGTCGAGGCCATGGTGCTGCTGGCCTCCTCCCTGGCCAGCGGCCTCGCCCACCTCCACATGGAGATCATCGGCACGCAGG GGAAGCCGGCCATCGCCCACCGGGACATCAAGTCCAAGAACGTCCTGGTGAAGAAGAGCGGCGCCGCCGCCATCGCCGACCTGGGCCTGGCCGTGAAGCACGACTCCAGCGCCGACACCGTCCACATCCCCGCCAACCACCGCGTCGGCACCAAGAG gtACATGTCCCCAGAGCTCCTGGACGACTCCATCAACATGGACAGCTTTGAGTCCTTTAAGAGGGCCGACATCTACTCCCTGGGCCTCGTCTTCTGGGAACTGGCTCGCAGATGTTCTGCCCAGG gGCTGAACGAAGACTTCCAGCTGCCTTACTACGACCTGGTGCCTACGGACCCGTCTGTGGAGGACATGAAGAGGGTGGTCTGTGAGCAGAAGCTCCGCCCCAGCATCCCCAACCAATGGCAGAGCTGTGAG GCCCTGCGCGTGATGGGGAAACTGATGAGGGAGTGTTGCTACGGCAACGCGGCCGCGCGACTCACCGCGCTGCGGGTCAAGAAGACCATCTCTCAGGTGACCGTACTCAAGGACGTCAAAGATTAG